The sequence TGTGCCCTGCAGCAGGCGGAAGGCGATCAGCGACGCGATGTTCGGCGCGATCGCGCACAGCAGCGAGGTCGTGGTGAAGGCCGCCAGGCCGATCAGGAACATCCGGCGCCGCCCGTAGCGGTCGCCGAACCGGCCGCCGAGCACCAGCCCGGCGCCCAGGGTGAGGGCGTAGCCGCCGATCACCCACTGCAGTCCGACCGAACCGGCACCGAGGGACCTCTCCAGGTCAGGCCCGGCGACGTTGACGATCGAGGCGTCCAGGAGATCCATGGTCTCCGCGACGATCATCACCGCCAGGATCAGCCACCGCCACCGGTAGGACTCGGTCGTCTCCTCGGGGGTGGGGGACGGGTCACGCATTCCAGATACCTCCATGGTGAAGTAATTCCACGGTGAAGGTAAAATGGTGGCGGTAGGTTGTCAAAGCGGGATGACCGTGCGGACCGCGTGACAGAAGGAGAAGGGCGGAGGCGTGGAGGAAGCAGTGAGCGACGGTGTCGCGGAGCAGCGCGAGCGGCTGATGGAGTCGCTGAGGATCTACGGCGGCCACTACGCCGACCTCAGCCGGCGCTTCGCCACCTGGCTCGGCCTGCACTCCACGGACGCGACCGCGGTCCTGGAGATCGCCGCCGCCGAGGAACGCGGCACCCCCCTGTCACCGGCGCGACTGAGCGAACGTATCTCCCTGTCCACGGGCGCCACCACCGCACTCCTGAACCGCCTCGAAGCGGCAGGACACATCACCCGCGCCCGCGAGCACTCCGACCGGCGCATCGTCACCCTGCGCAGCGGAGCACACATCCAGGAGAGGGCGGACGAGTTCTTCGGCCCGCTCGCCGACCGCCTCGATACCGCGATGTCGCACTACCCACCCCAGTTCCTGGAACAGGTCGAAGCGTTCATGGCCGACCTGAACACCACCATGGGAAACCACCTCACAGAACAGGACGCGGTGGCACCCCGCTCCCTTCGCAGCCCCGCTGAAGTAATGCCCTGACCGGCTCGCGGCCCGCCCCCGGTCAGCTCTTCTTTGCCCATGCCCCTGCCCTACGCACCTGGTGCAGGCGCCTTCGCGCCGGGCGGACAAGGACCACTCCTCCTCTTCACGGTCCTCGGGCGTGTCCGGATCACGAGAGGGCCGCATGCCCTGACCGGGACCGCTGGCAATGATGTTGAAAAGGTGCCGGCCCAGGAAATTGATGTGCCGGTCCCAGCGGGGACAGGCGGGCGACGTCCTCGTCCTTGATGTCGTGGCCCTCGGCACGGAGCCGGGCCACGGCGGCGCGCCGCGCCCCACCTCCGGGGAGTCGCGCATACGGGTTGGCCCTGGTCATGCTCGGCGCACGACGCTCAGCCAGTACCCGGCGGGAAAGGCGTGCTTCTCGTCGTGGAACGGCTGTCGTGGACCGTGAGCGGAACGACCCCCGATCGAATGGCGTGGCAACGCCCGTGCCGCCGCAGACAGCCCGGCAAGAGTCTCCCCGACGTCATGGCCACGGCCACTGGTTCCGTCATCGTGCTTCACCCCGCTGACCGAACGGCGCCCGCCCGGGCCCGCCTGCGCGATGTAGGCCCCGTAGGCGGCCGGCAGAGCGGGCCTGGCCGGCAGGAGTGCGCAGCTGACATGAAGCCGAGGGGCCGGACAGGTCCGTGCCCGCATCCACGTGCGGCCGGAGCACAGCGGGATCGCGGCCCGATGAACGCGCCGCCGGGACCGGTCGTAGTGAAGGGCTCATGGTCGCGAAGGGCGCTCACCACGCCTTGAAGGGTCTGCCGGTCGTCGAGGAACTCGGCGCCACCAGCGAACCCGGCACGGGATCATTCGAGAGTCCGATCCTGGTGAGCGGGTGCCCAGAAGGCAGCCAGGTGCCCATCGTGGCCATGACCCGGGGGGAGGTCTTCCCACCCGCCCCGAAGGTCCACCACCACGACGCCCGACGTCGGGAGCTTCTCCCCCAAACGTTCCAACAGTTCCGGCGGCCCGGTCCCGCAAAGTGACATGGCAAGCTCGTGGATGCCCGTGTTGTGGCCGTGGCCGACCAGCATCACGCGGCCCAGCCCCACTCCCCGCTCCGCCAGTACGGTGGCCAACACGTCCGGGGCCGCGTTGTAGAGCCTGTCATCGTAGACGGCGGGCGGAACGTACGGCAGGGCCGGGGCGATCAGCTCCCATGTCTCCCGCGTCCTTCGGGCCGGAGAACACAGCACCAGATGGGGCTCGAAGCCCGACTCGGCAAGCCAGCGGCCCGCCTCCGGCGCATCAGCCCGCCCGCGGTCGCTCAGGGAGCGTTCGAAGTCCTCGGCCACATTTTTGGGCACGGCCTTCGCGTGGCGGACCAGCAGCAGTCGACACCCTGCCGCAGAGACGGAGGACGTGGGGCAGGACGCGGGACCGGAGGACATGATCACCTCCTTCGCCGTGGCGGGACGGGTGCACGACCTTGACTGCCATCATCTGGCCGCCTCAGTTGCGGATCCGCTGTATCGGCCCCGTCGGTACCGCTCAGAGGTCCAGCATGATGGCGTAGGCAAGGAAGAAGAGGGCGCAGACCAGGGCCAGCAGGCAGATCAGCACGAGGGGGCCCATGGCCCACCCGCGCGTGAGGGGACGGTACGGGCCCGAGCCGGAGCCGGTGCTCGACTCGCCGGGCGGAGTCTCGCCCGGCGGTACGCCGCCGTACGGTCGGGACGTGTTGCGTGCGGCTGGGTCTGGAAGGTGTGCGGACATGTCTGACTCCTCGCCGCGAAGGCCAGACCTACCCTTCCGGCAGGCCGGCCGGGACTATCCCGGCGCCTACCCGCCGCCCGGCGGCCCACTCCTCGGGACCGCCCGTTCAGACCTCGATCCGAGGCGGCCCGGGGCACGGTCACCTACAGAGAAGGCGCTCAGCAGGAGGGACGGCGGGCTCCAGCGGGTCGGCACCTGCGCCACAACATCGACGACCCCACCGTCCCCACGGCGGTCGACGGCACGCTGACCAACCCCACCACACCGCCGTCCACGGCCCTGGGGGTGACCGGCGCCGCGTACACCAACAACAACCTGGACGCGGCGACAGCGACCTCGCTGTTCGACCTCGACACGACGGCCGACCGGATCTCGCTGCAGTCCCCGGCCAACGCCGGCACGCTCGCCCCGACCGGCAACCTGGGAGTCAACGCGGGACCGGACGCCGGGTTCGACATCTACCACGACGCCAAGGCCGGTACCAACAAGGGCTTCGCCACCATCAACACCGGCCGCGGATACGGCCTCTACGCGATCGACATCCTGACCGGCAAGGCCACCGGCCAGGGCAGGTTCCCGGCCCGTCAGCAGGTCACCGACATCGCCCTCCCCCTCAACCAGCACTGACCCCACGCGCCCCGTGGTGCCGGGCCGCTCGGGGGCAGCCCGGCCCACGGACCCACCCGATGGGCGACCGAGGGAACTGATCGCCTGCGCGTCCAGCGGCGTGCGAGTGATGTAAGACGCACGACCGGCGCGGTGAGTGGCGAACACAAGATCACTGGGCTGTTCTGGTGGCGCCTCGGGCACCCCAGAAGGGTGCCTGCGGCTCACCGCCCCTCGCCCACGGCCTTGCCGTCACGCCGCCGGCCCGGGGCGAGGAGAGCGGAACCCGCGCGAAGCGACTCCGACGCCCCGCAGTACTGGCGCCGATCCGCGCCGCACGCCCGGATCGCCCTGCCGTCCCCGGAAAATGGGCGTAGTCAGGCTGTCGTCGAGTTGCCGGTTGGCGTAGTCCGCCCTGCAGGGTGAGCCCGTCTGTGGTGGCATCACGCCATGAAAGACCCATTCTCCTCCGCGGAGGTATCGACTCTCGCGGCCCCGGTGGGGTTCGTGGACCGGGACGCGGCGCGGCGCGCGGTTGCCGAGCGCGCCATGGATCGCGCTGATCTCGCGCAGCTACTCGACTTGCTGGGCCTGTGGCCACGCGATGATCCGCCCACACCAGGCATGGCCGGCACGTGGCCGGATTCCGGACGTGGCAAGGAGCTGCCAGGCTGACCACCGCTGCTTTCACCACTGCGTCGTACGCCCCGCGTAATCTGACCGCGAGGGTGCGAGGCGCAGACGTGGTCCTGAGCGGGCAGATTCTCTCGGGTCAGGCACGGCAGCCACTTGCGCCGACTACGGCTATCCGCGGCCGGAGTGCAGGGCCGCGGCCCGGCGGGACCGAGCCCGGCGCACTAGCGAGCTCAAGGTCACCCTCTCACCCTCACCAGCCACAACAAGCTCGCCCGCCTTACAGCGCAGGCGCCATCCAGCCGTGCCGGTCAGCGGCGTTGGGGCGGCTTCCGACGCAGTAGAAGCGGCTGTCGGGCCCTGCGCAGGCCATTCGGAACGGCGACTCAGCCCTCAGCGGCAAGTCCTGGGCGCAG comes from Streptomyces virginiae and encodes:
- a CDS encoding SixA phosphatase family protein, translating into MSSGPASCPTSSVSAAGCRLLLVRHAKAVPKNVAEDFERSLSDRGRADAPEAGRWLAESGFEPHLVLCSPARRTRETWELIAPALPYVPPAVYDDRLYNAAPDVLATVLAERGVGLGRVMLVGHGHNTGIHELAMSLCGTGPPELLERLGEKLPTSGVVVVDLRGGWEDLPPGHGHDGHLAAFWAPAHQDRTLE
- a CDS encoding MarR family winged helix-turn-helix transcriptional regulator, which encodes MEEAVSDGVAEQRERLMESLRIYGGHYADLSRRFATWLGLHSTDATAVLEIAAAEERGTPLSPARLSERISLSTGATTALLNRLEAAGHITRAREHSDRRIVTLRSGAHIQERADEFFGPLADRLDTAMSHYPPQFLEQVEAFMADLNTTMGNHLTEQDAVAPRSLRSPAEVMP
- a CDS encoding DUF6480 family protein; this translates as MSAHLPDPAARNTSRPYGGVPPGETPPGESSTGSGSGPYRPLTRGWAMGPLVLICLLALVCALFFLAYAIMLDL